Genomic DNA from Solanum dulcamara chromosome 4, daSolDulc1.2, whole genome shotgun sequence:
CTTCCACTTTTTGGATGACTAGGTGGGATATCTCCATTCCTAGCCACCTATCAAATTATATGTTTAATGTATTATCTTCCTCATCAAAAAATTTCATTGTCCAAATCAATATTATAAGCATTAGTTGAGCTAAATTCTGATGCTAAAACTCCTGACTCATTCTTCTTTGTAATCGTACTTTTAGGGATAAATTTCGTAGCTTATGGACTTAATTTGCTATTCAAAAGAGGAGGTGAAATATGCTTGTCTCAATCAACCCGCCTAAGAGCACTCATCTCCcctatgtttttttttcaaaataactaaattatttgtgaaattAGTTTGGGAGAGTGATGACATATATGTCACCAAATATTTATCATTCCATGTGGGCAATAAGAGTTGCTCAAATTCACCTTGATGTTCACCAAACGAATCTAAATATTGGAAATAGACATCATGAGCCGAGGTGTTCAATGTGATCATGAGTGGCTTGATCGCTGGATTGAGTTTGAGCAACACGACAACCTGACTTTCTTAAATAAAATATCTAgcttaagttttattttttctttaatatttagtCATGTAATTAATAATACACTAGTCATTGTACTTACTCTAGCATGACtattagtacttttaaattatgttcaTTTTTAGTATAACTTATTAATTAGTAATacatatttaaagaaaaatattttatttataaactcaAAAACTCTTGAATCTTACTACAAAATCTTTCTATTCTGAATTTTTTGTATGTTTCTGTGTATTTCTGTGTGTTGAAAATAATCTAGCAACATCCTTATTTATAAAAGTAAGAAATCAAATTAAACTAGTACTAGAAAACTTATTCCTATATAAACTAGGACAAACAAATCTTAACTAgacatgaattaaataaataacaaataacaaattcTAAATAACTTAGGATTTCTACCCcaactttgaattattattctaaCATTCTCCCATAATTCAAAGTCATATACTCGTGCCTTTTTCTTCTTATCATTGTTGTTGTATTGGAAAGCCTTTTTCTTCAATCTTCAATTCCATTCTTATCGTTGTTGTTGTCTTGGAGAACTTTTCTTcaatcttcaattttttttctgtcCGTCCTATAGGTATGGTTTACCCGATCCATAGGATCAGTCTACCTAACTCGTAGGCTCGGTCTATCCTGTCCGAAGGCTCAGTCTACCTAGACTGTATGTCCAGTTTATCCGGTCCGTAGGCACGGTCTACCCGGCTTGTAGGCACGGTGTAGTGTTAGAGCACTTTGTCTCAAACTCTCGTTGATGCCCTTCCCaccaactcttttttttttttggttgttgaAGCACGTTGTCTACAACTCTAGTTGATGTCCTTCCCaccaactttttaaaaaaaactttctcAACTTTTAattagagaatttttttttcttcttgttccaTGTTTGCTTGCACTTTTTTTAACTCCGCAATGTTTTTGAAAGTCCTTCCTCCTAGTATGATGTTTTCATGCATATATCATTCGTCTGACGCTTGTCATCATGATCATTAGCCAGACGGACGACATATATGGGTCATAGACGTCCGCCGGCAGCGAAAACTCTTTGATTCTCTATGAAGATCtttaaagctctgataccaatttaaagaaaaatattttatttataaactcaAAAACTCTTGAATCTTACTACAAGATCTTTCTATTCTGAATTTTTTGATTGTTTCTGTGTATTTATGTGTGTTGAAAATAACCTAACAACATCCCTATTTATAATACTAAGAAATCAAATTAAACTAGGACTAGAAATCCTATTCCTATATAAACTAGGACAAACAAATCCTAACTAGACATGAGTTAAATAAATAGCAAATAACAAATCCTAAACAACTTAGAATTCCCACTCcaaatttgaattattattccaacaaaatacatacatatctatctatctatatatatgtttatgtgattttattatttctacACTATAAAGATAAGGATTATCCTTCTCAAACTCCACTTATGGGACTATATGGAGTATGTataatattatctttattattgaatattttaataCAATGTCAtggttattttcttaaaaaacacATTATGTAGTTATATTCTACtagaattaaaaattatatttgagtaagcacaaattatatattttatgctgtgaaaaatatattaacaaatctgaaaaaaaatcaaaattgaaaacttgatttgatttaatttagaaatttaaaaatttcaatataattaatttaatttaataattaaaaaatttgaacCAACTCGATATGTCcttttacttgtatataaaGAAGGAAATGGTACAAATTTGAAtagaagcatatatatatatatatatatatatatataacataatgtTGAAAAGTTAGAAACCACTTTCAGGTAGGTACGTTACCCATTGCTTATCACATAACTAAATATCTATTTGTGAATGAATTTTCCATCCATCAATAAAAAGGAGGATAATTATGTAAATGCAGAAAAGTGGGAATATCCACCAATAAACCCTTTCATCCATTTTTGTCATGTTCCCCAAATGGGAGGGAGACAACAAAAACctgaaatttttttattaaaaaaaaataaaattgcaactgaaaatgagaaaaaaaaagaagaaaaatactaTTGCTTCTCATCATTTCAACTTTTAAAGTAAGCACAGAGTCGCTAAACGAAAGGCTCTTTCTTCTTCGGACAAAGCTATAAAAAATCGATAGGAAGAGCCAATAACAAAGTCAATTTATCATCTCTCCAATCATTTTCTGACCTAATTTTCCTCTCAAATTCCGCCGGAGATATTCTTTCGTCTCACACTTGTGTATCGGTAAATTCAAATTTCTCTCCAACTCTTCTCTTCTGTGTATGAACTTTGGAATTTGTTTTACTCGCATGTTGAATATGTGTATTGAAGCGGAATGTTGATTAATCGTGAAATCCGTTTCAGTTATTTCTGTTTGCAATTGTTTGTTACGGTGATTTTTAGCTGATTATTTGTGGTAGTGTGAATTAAgtttttttacttttgtttgTTGATTGGAATAGAAACTtgctttgttttttttgttagGTGATTTGAGGTAATGAGAttcggtttttttttttttgacgtTTAGTGAGTTAAGAGGAGAGGAGGATGGGATTTGGTTACTGTTTATGGCAGCCGAATGCTTCGCATTGTGGTGAAGCTTTGAACTACTGTAGGAAAAGCAGCTGTGATGTAGGATTGAAGCATAAATTGCTCGGAAATGCTAGGGTTTTATGTAGGAATCGGCCTGGGAGAAGGTTGAAACGGATTGTGGGATGTAGTAATAATAGTTTAGCATATTCGAGGATACGATTGAGTTGTGCTTTGTGGAAATCTGATTCGAGTGGGAATTTGGCGGGTGCGAAGGCTTCTAGGGGAGTAAAGTTGCCTCGGTGTCAGGAAAATGATTCACTTGCTTTTATTGATGGTAATGGTAGAAATGTGGAGTCCAGTGAGAGTGCTGTAGATGGATCTTTGAGTACTAGTACTAATGGCATCGCCGAAATTAGTAGCGCTAATGAGTTGGATGAAGACAAAGGAGAAGAAAAGGAAGGGGATAATTTGGATGAACTAAGGGAGTTGTTGCAGAAGGCACTCAAGGATCTGGAAGTTGCACAGCTGAACAGCACAATGTTTGAGGAAAAAGCGCAGAAGATATCAGAAGCTGCTATAGCATTAAAGGATGAAGCTGCTAATGCATGGGATGATGTGGACAAACAACTCGACAGTATTCAAGAGATTGTAATTGAAGAGATGATTGCTAAAGAAGCAGTTCAAAAAGCAACAATGGCCCTTTCTTTGGCCGAGGCAAGGCTTCTAGTTGCTCTTGATTCAATACAAACTGCAAAACAAGGACGTATGTCTTCAGAAACTTCTGAAGAAAGTAAAGTGGAAGAATCAACTTCATTGATGGAGGAAGAGACAACACTTTCAGCTGCTCAGGAAGATATGGAGTGTCGGGACCGGTTGGAAACTTGTGAGGCTCTATTGAGGCGGCTGCAGAACAAAAAAGAAGAACTGCAAAAAGAGGTTGACAGGTTGAACGATCTAGCTGAGAAAGCACAAATCAATGCTTTAAAAGCTGAGGAAGATGTTTCAAACATAATGCTTTTAGCTGAACAAGCTGTTGCTTATGAGCTCGAGGCTACTCAACGGGTGAATGATGCGGAGATTGCTTTGCAGAAAGCCGAGAAGAACCTAGCTGTATCACCTCTTGACACTGCAGAAACTTCAGTCGTACAGAATGGATCATCTAGTCTAGGCCAAGTGTCTGTTGATGGGACCCTTAGTGAGGATGAGGTATTGCCTAGAAATTCAGTTGAGAGTGTTATTGATAAAGATAGGGAGGTAAAACTGGAGGATGCTTGGGTGGCCAGTGGGCCTGTGTCTGATGAGAGTGACAATGAAGATAGAAAGTTAGTTCTAGACTCCTCAAAAGATTCTGATTCTGATGCAGAAAAACCAAAAAGTGTTCAAACTGTGAGGCAGGAGGTCAACAAGGAATCAGCTAAGGACAGTTCACCGCTTAGTGCTCCCAAAGCATTATTGAAGAAATCATCCCGTTTCTTGCCTGCATCTTTCTTCTCCTTTCCCTCAGATGGTGAAGAGTTCACACCTGCTTCAGTTTTCCAGAGTCTCATGGAGTCTGCAAGGAATCAATTGCCCAAGCTGGTGGTTGGCTCATTACTGATGGGAGCAGGGTACAATTACTATAACACTATCCattctttgtttctttttaGAAGAGATGAAGCTATTTCTCGTTAGCTACATGTATAAGTGCCTCGTTAGGATACAATCTTTGTATCATTAGATTGGTATAGCTTGTTGTGGTTATGGTATTTGATATGCTTCTGACATCTGTCACAGAATTGCCTTTTACGCCAATCGATCAGAGCGAATTTCTCAGTCGTTTCAGCAGCCAGACATAATTACCACAAGCATTGATGAGGTCTCGACAAATGCAAGACCTCTGGTTCGACAAATAAGAAAATTACCCAAGAAACTTAAGACACTAATGGAGATGCTTCCTCATCAAGAGGCATGCCTCTTAAGCTTTGACTAGTTCAATGCCCGCCATCAACATTTTGTTAGGATGGGGCTTCACTTCTACTTGCTAATGGTGTTGTTTGTCATTTCAGATAAATGAGGAAGAAGCTTCTCTTTTTGACATGTTATGGCTATTGCTTGCAAGTGTTATCTTTGTGCCAATCTTCCAGAAAATTCCAGGAGGTAATTGAATTTTGCTACCTTCTTTATTGCATGAGGACAGTAACTTGTGGCTTATTATGTTAAATAGTTTCACCAAACTTGTTCTTGATGTAAAGGTTTCCTGCTAGGTATTTCCTTGAACATGTTCTAAAGATTGAACGTGATCTTTGCTTATTGGAAGCTTAGTTTTTTCTGACCTTGATGTATATCACAGATATTGTTCCCTTTGCTCCTCTGTGATAGACCGTAGACGTTCTCGTGTTTCCAATTAATGGTTCATCTTCTCTGTGCTGTAATGTATAGGAAGTCCTGTTCTTGGGTATTTGGCTGCTGGAATCTTGATTGGACCTTATGGTCTTTCTATCATACGTCATGTACATGGGACCAAGGCTATAGCTGAATTTGGAGTTGTCTTCCTGCTATTTAACATTGGCTTAGAGGTGACTCCAGGAAAATGACTAGTTTATTTCTTTCTGAAATGTGTTACAAATACTGC
This window encodes:
- the LOC129886593 gene encoding K(+) efflux antiporter 2, chloroplastic — its product is MGFGYCLWQPNASHCGEALNYCRKSSCDVGLKHKLLGNARVLCRNRPGRRLKRIVGCSNNSLAYSRIRLSCALWKSDSSGNLAGAKASRGVKLPRCQENDSLAFIDGNGRNVESSESAVDGSLSTSTNGIAEISSANELDEDKGEEKEGDNLDELRELLQKALKDLEVAQLNSTMFEEKAQKISEAAIALKDEAANAWDDVDKQLDSIQEIVIEEMIAKEAVQKATMALSLAEARLLVALDSIQTAKQGRMSSETSEESKVEESTSLMEEETTLSAAQEDMECRDRLETCEALLRRLQNKKEELQKEVDRLNDLAEKAQINALKAEEDVSNIMLLAEQAVAYELEATQRVNDAEIALQKAEKNLAVSPLDTAETSVVQNGSSSLGQVSVDGTLSEDEVLPRNSVESVIDKDREVKLEDAWVASGPVSDESDNEDRKLVLDSSKDSDSDAEKPKSVQTVRQEVNKESAKDSSPLSAPKALLKKSSRFLPASFFSFPSDGEEFTPASVFQSLMESARNQLPKLVVGSLLMGAGIAFYANRSERISQSFQQPDIITTSIDEVSTNARPLVRQIRKLPKKLKTLMEMLPHQEINEEEASLFDMLWLLLASVIFVPIFQKIPGGSPVLGYLAAGILIGPYGLSIIRHVHGTKAIAEFGVVFLLFNIGLELSVERLSSMKKYVFGLGSAQVLVTAVVVGLVANLVAGQAGPAAIVIGNGLALSSTAVVLQVLQERGESTSRHGRATFSVLLFQDLAVVVLLILIPLISPNSSKGGVGFRAIAEALGLAAVKAIVAITAIIAGGRLLLRPIYKQIAENQNAEIFSANTLLVILGTSLLTARAGLSMALGAFLAGLLLAETEFSLQVESDIAPYRGLLLGLFFMTVGMSIDPKLLLSNFPVIMGSLGLLLGGKTILVALVGKLFGISIISAIRVGLLLAPGGEFAFVAFGEAVNQGIMSSELSSLLFLVVGISMALTPYLAAGGQLIASRFELQDVRSLLPVESETDDLQDHIIICGFGRVGQIIAQLLSERLIPFVALDVRSERVAIGRALDLPVYFGDAGSREVLHKVGAERACAAAITLDTPGANYRTVWALNKYFPNVKTFVRAHDVDHGLNLEKAGATAVVPETLEPSLQLAAAVLAQAKLPMSEIAATINEFRSRHLSELTELCETSGSSLGYGFSRVVSKAKAQPSDSSDENQISEGTLAI